The Rhineura floridana isolate rRhiFlo1 chromosome 8, rRhiFlo1.hap2, whole genome shotgun sequence genome includes a region encoding these proteins:
- the SMCO3 gene encoding LOW QUALITY PROTEIN: single-pass membrane and coiled-coil domain-containing protein 3 (The sequence of the model RefSeq protein was modified relative to this genomic sequence to represent the inferred CDS: inserted 1 base in 1 codon; substituted 1 base at 1 genomic stop codon), whose amino-acid sequence MDLSDLLYPSNPQRCQDVIDLHQELLNCIQLIFKATSELIGTLNEHLGATLAHINMKEGGTIKENYDIIIQAMTDIQQEILKFDKEMKEKLEPVTYQKLYDIQQPELEKIAIDHKIVSVILGDTTASADIVAVKLVCSNIVIVTVNKXVALLAQIGLSVLGGIAMSVLGXGIDINLHAILGTVERDNLLASIQSYELNLAEFKEASETHQRAITEVNSLVKDKAKLVVCEEASTHQ is encoded by the exons ATGGATCTAAGTGACCTCCTCTACCCAAGTAACCCTCAGAGATGCCAGGATGTGATTGATCTACACCAGGAACTGCTTAACTGCATACAACTTATTTTTAAGGCTACCAGTGAACTGATTGGAACACTGAATGAACATTTGGGAGCCACACTTGCACACATTAACATGAAAGAAGGTGGTACCATCAAAGAGAACTATGACATCATCATCCAAGCCATGACTGATATTCAGCAAGAGATATTGAAGTTTGATAAAGAAATGAAGGAAAAGCTAGAGCCAGTAACATACCAAAAGCTTTATGATATCCAACAGCCTGAGTTGGAGAAAATTGCAATAGATCACAAAATAGTATCTGTTATTCTTGGAGACACTACTGCATCTGCAG aTATAGTAGCTGTAAAATTAGTATGTTCAAATATTGTAATTGTTACTGTTAACAAGTGAGTTGCTCTGCTTGCTCAAATTGGATTATCTGTTCTTGGAGGCATTGCCATGAGTGTTCTTG CTGGCATTGACATAAATCTTCATGCTATATTGGGAACAGTGGAAAGGGACAACCTTTTAGCATCTATTCAGAGCTATGAGCTGAATCTAGCTGAATTTAAGGAAGCCTCAGAGACTCATCAGCGTGCCATTACTGAAGTAAATTCACTGGTGAAAGACAAAGCTAAATTAGTTGTATGTGAGGAAGCTTCTACCCATCAATGA
- the LOC133390564 gene encoding uncharacterized protein LOC133390564 has product MLSMFGAEKDEDRLLKASRNLYDCVYMFASSTNTIFRMLNQFLGTDMAIITIRENLSIKENLQLLISALKEMQEKVDVTAKDVQQQVSHLLYSKIVLPSTSVDEKLKLVKQLYGQYKGNFENICGPISAVLMKNGNLPDKLDTVIRDLMSSPVLSLRVADLLMTKEEIVKALPDSDAASSQVVTPGTARARAQSQPIIKTTFSLTNFMRVVFKGQPPKKTIELAADCLEEAVKILKPACENFQSIVKTVQEYVTLIVDKLQ; this is encoded by the coding sequence ATGCTGTCTATGTTTGGTGCAGAGAAGGATGAAGACAGGCTTCTGAAAGCCAGCCGCAACCTGTATGACTGTGTCTACATGTTTGCCTCTTCAACCAACACCATATTCCGAATGCTCAACCAGTTTCTTGGAACTGACATGGCCATCATTACAATAAGGGAAAACCTTAGCATCAAAGAGAATCTTCAGCTTCTGATAAGTGctctaaaagagatgcaagagAAAGTAGATGTAACGGCTAAGGATGTCCAGCAGCAAGTCAGCCATCTATTGTATTCAAAGATTGTGCTACCTTCCACCTCTGTGGATGAAAAACTCAAGCTTGTAAAGCAACTTTATGGGCAATATAAAGGAAACTTTGAAAATATCTGTGGTCCCATTTCTGCCGTCCTAATGAAGAATGGTAATCTCCCTGATAAACTTGATACTGTCATTCGGGATTTAATGAGCAGTCCTGTGCTCTCTCTTCGAGTGGCTGACCTTCTCATGACCAAAGAAGAAATTGTTAAAGCACTTCCAGACTCCGATGCTGCTTCATCCCAAGTAGTGACTCCAGGGACAGCACGAGCAAGGGCTCAGAGCCAACCTATAATTAAAACTACTTTCTCACTTACTAACTTCATGCGGGTGGTTTTTAAAGGACAGCCACCTAAGAAAACTATTGAATTAGCAGCAGATTGCCTTGAAGAGGCTGTCAAGATATTGAAGCCAGCTTGTGAAAATTTCCAAAGCATTGTTAAGACAGTTCAAGAGTACGTCACATTGATTGTTGATAAGCTGCAGTGA